The following nucleotide sequence is from Microbacterium arborescens.
ACTTGGGACGGGGCTCCGCACCCACGGCCGCGACGAACTCTTGCGCGAGGGGCGCGTCGAGCCCGGGCCGTGCCCCTCCCGCGAGGTCGACCACCTCGACGTCGAATCCGGCGAAGAAGTCGCGGATGATCTCCACCGCCTGGTCAGGGGTGCGGCTCGGCGCGAAACGGTAATTGACCTCGACCTCGCACAGGTCGGGGATGACGTTGCCGGCGATGCCGCCCGAGATCCGCACGGCGTTCAACCCCTCGCGGTAGACGAGACCTTCGACCTCGACGTCCTCCGGGGTGTGGTCGGCCAGACGTTGCAGGATGGGTGCCGCGTGGTGGATCGCATTGTCGCCGATCCACGCCCGGGCACTGTGGGAACGCACGCCGCGCGTCCGTACGACGGCCCGCAGGTTGCCGTTGCATCCCCCCTCGACCTGGCCGTTGGAGGGCTCTCCGAGGATGGCGAAGTCGCCGGCGAACACGTCGGGCCGGTTCGCCGCCAGGCGTGTCAGGCCGTTCAGCTCAGCCGCGACCTCCTCGTGGTCGTACCACATCCACGTGATGTCGACGCGCGGCTCGACGAGTTCGGCGGCGAGCTTCAGCTGCACCGCGACGCCTGCCTTCATGTCGACGGTCCCTCTCCCCCACAGGAACGGCTCCCCCTCGTCGACGATCTCGCGCACGGGGAGGTTGTCGTTGATCGGCACCGTGTCGATGTGGCCCGCGATGACGACGCGCTGCGCGCGGCCGAGCTGCGTCCGAGCCACGATCGTGTCGCCGTCGCGGAAGACCTCGAGGTGCTCCAAGGGCGACACCGCTGCGAAGATCGCGTCGGCGAGGGTGGTCTCGTCATCCGACACG
It contains:
- the dapE gene encoding succinyl-diaminopimelate desuccinylase; this translates as MPELDLTVSSADLTRAVCDIPSVSDDETTLADAIFAAVSPLEHLEVFRDGDTIVARTQLGRAQRVVIAGHIDTVPINDNLPVREIVDEGEPFLWGRGTVDMKAGVAVQLKLAAELVEPRVDITWMWYDHEEVAAELNGLTRLAANRPDVFAGDFAILGEPSNGQVEGGCNGNLRAVVRTRGVRSHSARAWIGDNAIHHAAPILQRLADHTPEDVEVEGLVYREGLNAVRISGGIAGNVIPDLCEVEVNYRFAPSRTPDQAVEIIRDFFAGFDVEVVDLAGGARPGLDAPLAQEFVAAVGAEPRPKYGWTDVARFSALGVPAVNYGPGDPSLAHHDQERVPLAQIDAVERGLRTWLTRR